The Streptomyces vinaceus genome contains the following window.
GCCTTCATGTCGATGACCGGCGTGGCCCCCGCCTGCCGGTAGCGGCGGGCGCCGGCCACCGGCCGCGGGCGGGGCGCTCAGCGGTGCTTCTCCTCCAGGACGATGTCCCGCTCGGCCTGCGCCAGGTAGGACACGCGCACGCCGAACCCGGAGTTCAGGCTCGCCGCCTGGAGCCTGGCCTGCGCACCGGCCGCGCCCGGGTGCACGTCCACCAGCTCCAGCGAGGCGGAGGCGGACCAGTCGTGCTCCCGCCCGTCGCACACGGCCTCCTCGCCGCCGAAGCCGAGGCGGGTGGCGTCCTGGGCGAGCGTGAGCTGGATTTGCACTCCACGGGGTGACGAGGGCGCGCACGCGTAGGTCCCGTAAAGGGTGACGTGGCCGTCCTCGGAAATGTGGCCGACTTCCTGTACGGAAATCGAATTCTCGTGGGAACGGGCGTCGGCCGGAGCGGTGAACGCGGTGGCGGCGGCCAGTGCGGAAAGCGCCGTCACGGTCAGCCGGCGGGTGGAAACGCGCATGAATCCTCCATGGGGGGTGGGGCGGCACAAAAGCGCCGAAACGCATTGTGCTGGCAGATGGCGGGCAACTCCTTCCGCGCACCCGTGTCGGTGTGTGCAATTGCCCGCTCGGGCGCGTGAGACTGGCCGGAAATACCTCCCGAAGGTCCCCGAAGGGATCACGCATGCGCCAGAACGCTTCCGTCCTCGCCGCCGCTCTCCTGCCCTTCCTGCTGTTCGGTGCCACGGCCTGCTCCGCCCCCGAGGGGGCCGCCCTCGCCCCCGCCGCGGCGCCCGCCGTCCCGGTGGACGACGGCGCCCCGGGGGCGGCCGCCCCGAAGGATGCCCATGTGGGTGAAGCCGTACGGGTGCGCGGGCGCCAGGTGGGCCGGCACCTGCAGGCCGTGCTCAACGCGTACGTGGACCCCGCGGTCAGCGTCGAGACGAACTACGCCCCGCCCGCGGGCAAGCGCTGGGTGGCCGCGTCGATGTCGTTCGTCAACGTCGGCGGGGACTCGTACGGGGAACTGGGGCAGATGTGGGCGTACGACAGTGCGGGAGGGCGCCACGGGGTGGTGCCGACCGGTGAACTGACCACCGGAAAACCGCTCGCCTTCGATTCCCTCGCCGTCGGCGGGCGGGCCGAGGGGTGGGTGGTGTTCGAAATTCCGGAAAAGGCGCGCATCGTGCGGCTCCAGTACCAGGACGCGAACATGCAGGCGAATTCCGGAGAGGGATTCTGGGCCGTCTAGCCCGCCCGGGTGAAGGGCCGGAAAGGCGCGGCGGAGAGAGCACTAGGGTGCGGCGCATGACTTCAACTCAAGCCGAAACCGACCGGTCCCACCTCGGCACCCTTTCGGTGCTCGCCTGGATCGGCGACCCCGCCGAGGGCCACGACATCCCGTACCTGCTCGCCTACACCCTCGGCGACGGGCCGCAGGGGCGGGAGGCCGGGGAGACGGCCGCCCGCGGGCTGCTGGAGGAGATCGGCCTGCCCATCGGTGACGTGGTCATGGACGGCACCCGCAATCCGGCCGGCTTCCCCGTGCAGATCGTGCTCGCGGACAACCAGGTCGCGCTGACCCTGCCGGGGCTGAACGCGACCTGCACGGCCCCGGACGAGTGGGTCGCCGCGGCGAACGAGAGCGGCCAGGCCTACTTCCTGTTCGCCACGCGCGCCTGGCCCGAGGCCGTCCCGGGCCAGCCGGTCGATCCGAAGACCCTGCAGGAGTTCGCGGGCGACGAGGCCGTGCTCACGGGCAGCGCCCACTGCGTGCTCGCGGTGCGACGCCTGCAGTAGGGCGCTCCCGCGCTCCGGCCGCCGGGCTCCCAGCCTGCCCGGTGGCCGGCCGCGCCCTCAGGGGCGCTCGAACGCGAACTTGAGCGAGCGGACCCGGTTGTCGAAGTTCGAGCCCGCCAGGTCCGGCAGCCCCACCGCCCTCAGCCCCACCGGCCGGGTCAGCAGTTCGCGGAACAGGGCCTTCATCTCCACGCGGGCCAGGTGCGCGCCCAGGCAGAAGTGCGGGCCGCCGCCGCCGAAGCCCAGGTGCGGATTGGGCGAGCGGGTGATGTCGAAGGCGTCGGGGTCGGGGAAGACCGCCTCGTCGCGGTTGGCGGAGGCGTAGTACAGCACGACCTTGTCGCCGGGGTGGAACAGGTGCCCGCCCAGGGTGTGTTCGGCGGCCACGGTCCTGCGGAACTGGATGATCGGCGTCGAGTGGCGGATCATCTCGTCCACCGCGCCGTCCGCGTACGTCTCGAAGTCCCCGATCAGCAGGTCCCGTTGGGCCGGGTGATCGGTCAGCAGGCTCAGCCCGTGGGTGATCGCGTTGCGGGTGGTCTCCACCCCGGCCACCATCAGCAGCGAGAAGAACGCGCCGAGCTGGCGGGCGTTCAGCCCCTGTCCGTCCACATCGGCGCTGACCAGCGCCGAGATCAGGTCGTCGGTGGGGTTCCTGCGCCGCTCCCGGCCGATGCCCGCG
Protein-coding sequences here:
- a CDS encoding DUF4352 domain-containing protein: MRQNASVLAAALLPFLLFGATACSAPEGAALAPAAAPAVPVDDGAPGAAAPKDAHVGEAVRVRGRQVGRHLQAVLNAYVDPAVSVETNYAPPAGKRWVAASMSFVNVGGDSYGELGQMWAYDSAGGRHGVVPTGELTTGKPLAFDSLAVGGRAEGWVVFEIPEKARIVRLQYQDANMQANSGEGFWAV
- a CDS encoding DUF6299 family protein, with amino-acid sequence MRVSTRRLTVTALSALAAATAFTAPADARSHENSISVQEVGHISEDGHVTLYGTYACAPSSPRGVQIQLTLAQDATRLGFGGEEAVCDGREHDWSASASLELVDVHPGAAGAQARLQAASLNSGFGVRVSYLAQAERDIVLEEKHR
- a CDS encoding DUF5949 family protein, yielding MTSTQAETDRSHLGTLSVLAWIGDPAEGHDIPYLLAYTLGDGPQGREAGETAARGLLEEIGLPIGDVVMDGTRNPAGFPVQIVLADNQVALTLPGLNATCTAPDEWVAAANESGQAYFLFATRAWPEAVPGQPVDPKTLQEFAGDEAVLTGSAHCVLAVRRLQ